CAGCCATCGGGTATTCCGTATTTCTCGGTGACTTCCGCTAGGCTGTCAGCGGTTGTAATTTTTTCTTTGGCTATTGCTTCAATTAGTAAGTAGTTTGCTGGGTAGTCTATAAAACTTTTAAGTTGGCTTTTTAGCTTTGCTGGGATCGCGAAATTTTTTGCTGCTGTGATGGTTCCGCTTTTTAATTTATCAGTCTCTGCTCTTATTGTTGAAAGAATTTCTTTGATTTCAGTTTGTGAAATGTTGTTTGCTTCAAGCTTTTCCTTGAGCTCAGATTCTATTGTGCTTGATAAGCTGTTTTCAAGTTCAGTTAGTTTGTCTATAAACCTTGATTCAAGGTTTTTGTATGTTTCATTACTTGTAGGAGTTCCGTATTTTCCCTGGTCTAGCAATGAGTCAAGCATTTTTGATGAAAAATCTTTTTGGTGCGTAAGGGATATTTCTGATAGAGATTTCAGCTCATGTGAAAGGCTCTTTACTGAGTCAAGAGCGGAGTTTGAGCTGTCATTAAATCTCATGCTTAGCCAGATTGAAAATATCCCAAGGATAATAGAGATGACTCCCAGGCCTATTGTAATCGCCAGGTTTATTGTGTCAGCTAGTTCCATTTCTTTTTCTCAAAAAGAACCCCGCACAAGGCAGGGTTATTAGTTATCTAATCGCCATCCCAAACATCCATTTCAGGTAAAGCGCTCTTAACTCTTCAGTGAGTAAACTGGGAATCAATCCCAGCTCAACGCCCCACCAGTCTGATATTCAATAACCCGCGTCTCAAAGAAGTTCTTCTCCTTCTTCAAGTCCATGATCTCGCTCATCCATGGGAATGGGTTAGAAGTACCTGGGTACTCTTCCTTCAAACCGATCTGGGTCAGGCGACGGTTGGCGATGAACTTGAGGTAGTCCTCCATCATCGCGGCGTTCATGCCCAGTACGCCGCGCGGCATGGTGTCGCGGGCGTATTCGATTTCCAGCTGAGTGCCTTCCAGAATCATCTGGGTGGCTTCGTCCTTCATCGCGGCATCCCACAGGTGTGGGTTTTCGATTTTGATCTGGTTGATCACATCGATGCCGAAGTTCAGGTGCATGGACTCGTCACGCAGGATGTATTGGAACTGCTCGGCGACGCCGGTCATCTTGTTGCGGCGACCCATGGAGAGGATCTGGGTGAAGCCGCAATAGAAGAAGATGCCTTCCAGTACGCAGTAATAGGCGATCAGGTTGCGCAGCAGTTCTTTGTCGGTGTCGACGGTGCCGGTTTCGAACTTCGGATCGGAGATCGAACGGGTGTACTTGAGGCCCCAGGCGGCTTTTTTCGCGACTGATGGAATCTCGTGGTACATGTTGAAGATCGCGCCTTCGTCCATGCCCAGCGATTCGATGCAGTACTGATAAGCGTGGGTGTGGATCGCCTCTTCGAAGGCCTGGCGCAGGATGTACTGGCGGCACTCGGGGTTGGTGATCAGGCGGTACACGGCCAGTACCAGGTTGTTGGCAACCAGGCTGTCGGCTGTGGAGAAGAAGCCGAGGTTGCGCATCACAATGCGGCGCTCGTCGTCGGTCAGGCCGTCCGGGGTTTTCCACAACGCGATGTCCGCGTTCATGTTCACTTCTTGCGGCATCCAGTGGTTGGCGCAACCATCCAGATACTTCTGCCAGGCCCAGTCGTACTTGAAGGGTACAAGTTGGTTGAGGTCGGCGCGGCAGTTGATCATGCGCTTCTCGTCGACCGCAACGCGGGCGGAGGCGCCTTCAAGCTCGGCCAGGCCTTCGGCGATGTCGAGTTTGTCGAGGGAGGCTTTGGCGCGGGCGACGGCGGCGCTGTCATCAGCGGCCACGGCGCGGGCTTCAACGGCAGCGGCACCGCCAACCTGATCAAGCTTGTCGATGTTCATGTCAGCAACTTGCGCAGTGGCGCTGTTGGCTACAACGGCGTCAGTGCCGTCTTCCTTGTCAAATTCGTCCCAGCTCAGCATGGCTTGGCTCCTGCTTGCGGGCCGGTGAAATAACCGACCTGTGTGGATATACAGTCTGATTGTGTTCCGTTGCGTAGAGCGCGCAAGGGTAAAACGGTACCGCTGGTCGGTGGGCGGCCCTGTCGGGCCTGTCCTCTACCGCCGTGCTGCACGCCGAGGGCGTGCAGCGGTAATAAGTGGGGAGGGCGGTGTTGCTAGCCCTTTCCCTAATATTGCTTTTGATCTTTTTTCTACATTCGAGCGTGCAGCTGAGCGAGTAGTCGCAAGGCACCTGCTGGAGTGGAGCCCCTGAGCGTACGCATGTACGTGATGGGGGCCGCTCCGGCAGGTAACGCCGCGAATGCCGCTCAGATTCGCGCGCTTATTGACAAGCCTCGCAGTCTGGCTCGTCGATAGCACAGGCTTTTGGCACTGGAGCCGGGCCTGCACTCATTTCCACTTCCGGGGCCTTGGCCGGTGCTGCGCTGAGGCCATCGTTGCCACCACTGGACACCGCGTTGAGCTTGCTGGTGCTGATGGTGGACTTCTCGGTGCTGGTCGCGGCCAGGGCACGGAGGTAGTAGGTGGTTTTCAGGCCACGGTACCAAGCCATGCGATAGGTCACGTCGAGCTTCTTGCCCGAGGCGCCGGCGATGTACAGGTTCAGCGACTGCGCCTGGTCGATCCACTTCTGGCGACGGCTGGCGGCATCGACGATCCACTTGGTGTCGACTTCAAACGCGGTGGCGTAGAGGTCTTTCAGCTCTTGCGGGATGCGCTCGATCTGCTGCACGGAACCGTCGTAGTACTTGAGGTCGTTGATCATGACCGAGTCCCACAGGCCGCGTGCTTTGAGGTCGCGAACCAGGTACGGGTTGATCACGGTGAATTCGCCCGAGAGGTTCGATTTCACGTAGAGGTTCTGGTAGGTCGGTTCGATCGACTGCGATACGCCGGTGATGTTGGCGATGGTGGCGGTCGGTGCGATGGCCATGATGTTGGAGTTACGAATGCCTTTCTGTACACGGGCACGTACCGGCGCCCAGTCCAGGGTTTCGTTGAGGTCAACGTCGATGTACTTCTGGCCGCGCTGCTCGATCAGGATCTGCTGCGAGTCGAGCGGCAGAATGCCTTTGCTCCATAGCGAACCCTGGAAGGTTTCGTAGCTGCCGCGCTCGTCGGCCAGGTCACAGGAGGCCTGGATGGCGTAGTAGCTGACCGCTTCCATCGACTTGTCAGCAAATTCCACAGCGGCGTCGGAACCGTACGGGATGTGCTGCAGGTACAAAGCGTCCTGGAAGCCCATGATGCCGAGGCCAACCGGGCGGTGCTTGAAGTTGGAGTTACGCGCCTGCGGCACCGAGTAGTAGTTGATGTCGATAACGTTATCGAGCATGCGCACGGCGACCTTGATGGTCTTTTCCAGCTTGGCGGTATCGAGCTTGCCGTCTTTGATGTGGTTCGGCAGGTTGACCGAGCCCAGGTTGCACACGGCGATCTCGTCGGCGTTGGTGTTCAAGGTGATCTCGGTGCACAGGTTCGAGCTGTGAACCACGCCGACGTGCTGCTGCGGGCTGCGCAGGTTGCATGGGTCTTTGAAGGTCAGCCATGGGTGGCCGGTTTCAAACAGCATGGAGAGCATCTTGCGCCACAGGTCTTTGGCTTGGATGGTCTTGAACAGCTTGATCTTGCCGCCGTACTGGGTCAGGGCTTCGTAGTACTCGTAGCGCTCTTCGAAGGCTTTACCGGTGAGGTCGTGCAGGTCGGGCACTTCGGACGGGCTGAACAGGGTCCACTGGCCGTCGTCGAACACGCGCTTCATGAACAGGTCTGGAATCCAGTTGGCGGTGTTCATGTCATGGGTGCGGCGACGGTCGTCACCGGTGTTTTTACGCAGCTCGATGAACTCTTCGATGTCCATGTGCCAGGTTTCCAGGTAGGCGCAGACAGCGCCTTTGCGCTTGCCACCCTGGTTAACGGCTACTGCGGTGTCGTTGACCACTTTAAGGAACGGCACAACACCTTGGGATTTACCGTTGGTGCCTTTGATGTAGGCGCCCAGCGAACGCACTGGCGTCCAGTCGTTGCCCAGGCCGCCAGCAAACTTGGAGAGCATGGCGTTGTCGTGGATGGCGTGATAGATGCCTGACAGGTCGTCCGGCACGGTAGTCAGGTAGCACGAGCTCAGCTGCGGGCGCAGGGTGCCGGCGTTGAACAGGGTCGGTGTCGAGCTCATGTAGTCGAACGACGACAGCAGGTTGTAGAACTCGATGGCGCGGTCTTCTTTCTGCTCTTCTTCGATGGCCAGGCCCATGGCCACGCGCATGAAGAACACCTGTGGTAGCTCGATGCGTACGCCATCTTTGTGGATGAAGTAGCGGTCGTAGAGGGTCTGCAGGCCCAGGTAAGTGAACTGCTGGTCGCGCTCGTGGTTGATCGCCTTGCCAAGTTTCTCCAGATCGAAGGTGCCCAGTACTGGGTTGAGCAGTTCCAGCTCAATGCCTTTGGCGATATAGGCCGGCAGGGCTTTGGCGTAGAAATCGACCATCTCGTGATGAGTGGCGCTGATGGCGACGCCGAGGTAGTTCAGCGCTTCGGCGCGGATGTTGTCCATCAGCAGGCGGGCGGTGACGTAGCTGTAGTTCGGCTCACGCTCAACCAGGGTGCGCGCGGTCATCACCAGGGCGGTGCTGACATCGCTCTGGGCGACGCCGTCGTACAGGTTCTTCAGGGTTTCTTTCTGGATCAGCGCGCCGTCGACTTCCGCCAGGCCTTCGCAGGCTTCGCGGATGATGGTGTCCAGGCGGCCCATGTCCAGCGGCGCAACGCTGCCGTCGAGGTGGGTGACGCGAATGCTTGGGTGCG
The Pseudomonas leptonychotis DNA segment above includes these coding regions:
- a CDS encoding ribonucleoside-diphosphate reductase subunit alpha, encoding MHTDTSRENPQAQAPQATDDNQNLSATAPGQLRVIKRNGTVVPYTDDKITVAITKAFLAVEGGNAAASSRIHETVARLTEQVSATFKRRMPSGGTIHIEEIQDQVELALMRSGEQKVARDYVIYRESRSQARKSDAATDIAQPHPSIRVTHLDGSVAPLDMGRLDTIIREACEGLAEVDGALIQKETLKNLYDGVAQSDVSTALVMTARTLVEREPNYSYVTARLLMDNIRAEALNYLGVAISATHHEMVDFYAKALPAYIAKGIELELLNPVLGTFDLEKLGKAINHERDQQFTYLGLQTLYDRYFIHKDGVRIELPQVFFMRVAMGLAIEEEQKEDRAIEFYNLLSSFDYMSSTPTLFNAGTLRPQLSSCYLTTVPDDLSGIYHAIHDNAMLSKFAGGLGNDWTPVRSLGAYIKGTNGKSQGVVPFLKVVNDTAVAVNQGGKRKGAVCAYLETWHMDIEEFIELRKNTGDDRRRTHDMNTANWIPDLFMKRVFDDGQWTLFSPSEVPDLHDLTGKAFEERYEYYEALTQYGGKIKLFKTIQAKDLWRKMLSMLFETGHPWLTFKDPCNLRSPQQHVGVVHSSNLCTEITLNTNADEIAVCNLGSVNLPNHIKDGKLDTAKLEKTIKVAVRMLDNVIDINYYSVPQARNSNFKHRPVGLGIMGFQDALYLQHIPYGSDAAVEFADKSMEAVSYYAIQASCDLADERGSYETFQGSLWSKGILPLDSQQILIEQRGQKYIDVDLNETLDWAPVRARVQKGIRNSNIMAIAPTATIANITGVSQSIEPTYQNLYVKSNLSGEFTVINPYLVRDLKARGLWDSVMINDLKYYDGSVQQIERIPQELKDLYATAFEVDTKWIVDAASRRQKWIDQAQSLNLYIAGASGKKLDVTYRMAWYRGLKTTYYLRALAATSTEKSTISTSKLNAVSSGGNDGLSAAPAKAPEVEMSAGPAPVPKACAIDEPDCEACQ
- a CDS encoding ribonucleotide-diphosphate reductase subunit beta, translated to MLSWDEFDKEDGTDAVVANSATAQVADMNIDKLDQVGGAAAVEARAVAADDSAAVARAKASLDKLDIAEGLAELEGASARVAVDEKRMINCRADLNQLVPFKYDWAWQKYLDGCANHWMPQEVNMNADIALWKTPDGLTDDERRIVMRNLGFFSTADSLVANNLVLAVYRLITNPECRQYILRQAFEEAIHTHAYQYCIESLGMDEGAIFNMYHEIPSVAKKAAWGLKYTRSISDPKFETGTVDTDKELLRNLIAYYCVLEGIFFYCGFTQILSMGRRNKMTGVAEQFQYILRDESMHLNFGIDVINQIKIENPHLWDAAMKDEATQMILEGTQLEIEYARDTMPRGVLGMNAAMMEDYLKFIANRRLTQIGLKEEYPGTSNPFPWMSEIMDLKKEKNFFETRVIEYQTGGALSWD